Sequence from the Mauremys reevesii isolate NIE-2019 linkage group 5, ASM1616193v1, whole genome shotgun sequence genome:
TAAGACCAAAGGAACAAGTGTAAGAAGactctggccactgtcagaggacaggatactgggcttgatagacctttggtctgacccagtatagccattttTATGGTCTTATGACCTAAAGGAAATCCAACTACACTGGTAGGGCTTTGGAACATACACCAACAAATAGGAATAATAGATACTATTCCTCTGGAGTAGTAAGTACAACAGAAGATGGTGTTTATGAAGCTTGTTCTATGGTGAGAGAACTGTAACTTGATCATCATACTGAGGCTCAAGTAGATAGACTCCCTGTAACAGAATTACACTCTATTACTCATATGACATTCTTTACCAAAACAATTGAGTAGGAAACCAAATAGATGCTCTACTGCACAACAGGAGATCTTTAACTTAAAATTTTAGCTGGAGACGAGCTTAACTATTTGCCTGAGTAACTAGACTTAACCTGAAAGAAACAGGGTTTTATAAATAATTTCCCTTTTTCACTTAAGATGTTGACCACTATATTTATTGATATATGTCTCTGTGCTGGCTAGTGTCTAGAAGACATTAAATTGGGTAGTGGTGTTTTGCCCCAATTAGTCAACCTACTCTGTAGTCTCTCATTGCTACTGGAGATTTAGTAGAACACCAAAAACCAACAGACATAAAAATGGGGTATTTAGTACAGTTGAATTGTTTTGTTGTGACTTTTAACCATtttgtgcccccctcccccccccaaaatcaaagCAAACTAATTAGAGAAGATGAAAAACCTATACTGTGGCATCTAACCTTTTCCAAGCCTGTGCGGGATTGTTTTCAGAGACTGTCATCTCTCCAGCTTTTATGCTCTCAGTAATAAAATGTCAGCTTTCCATTATGATCCCAATTCCTCCCTCCCAACTGAGAATTTTTTAGGTGTGGTATCAATTCTTTTTCCCAATGTTGAGGTTATTCAGAAAAGCTACTTCAGAGCTCACTTAGAAAAAAATAGttataaacatttttagaaaCTTAATGCTTTTTAATCTACTTTTATATATCTGAGCTAAGAAAACTCAGAATAAGTTTGTTTGCTGATTCTAGCCCAGATCTAGTGCACTGGACTGTTACTGAGAAGGCAAGAATATTTGTTGTTCATTTTGGAATTAGAACCTCTTGATGCTGTCATTTCTCAGATGTATGTTGAACATGTGCAGACCTTGAGACTGTTATGTCTAATGCTGCTTATTGCATCAACGTGTGCAGTTTAGGATCTGTACTAAGGCCACAGATGAACCAGCATGACTTACTGGGGTTAGGAGAGAGTTGGATCTCCATGTAAAGTATGTttaaggcagaggtgggcaaactatggcccatgggaccctcctgcctagccccatagctcccagcctgggaggctagcccctggactcttccctgcagcctcagctcactgtgccgctggtgcaatgctctgggtggcggggctgtaaGCTCTTGCCAGGCAGCACAGTTGCAGAGCCAGGGCCatacccagtgctctgtgctgcatggtggtgtGGCTGCCTCCAGACGGGCagcacggctgcctgtcctggtgctctgggtggcacagctgtagcactgccagccaccggtgctccaggcagcgtggtaagggggcagggttggatagagggcagaggagtttggggcagtcagaggaggggggaaggggtcctggggggggcagtcacgaaggagagggggggttggatggggcagcagggggctgacaGGGGTAGGCATTCCAAgggtggtcagggagaaggggtggttggatggggaagCGGTCCCCAGGGGGGCTGAcaagggaacgggggggggggggttggatggggcaggagtcctgggggagaggcagggagcaAGAAGCAGAGGGGGTCGAATAGGCTGAGGGGgctgggccacgcctggctgtttggggaggcacagcctcccctaatcagccctccatacaattttggaaacctgatgtggccctcaggccaaaaagtttgcccgcctccTGATCTAAGGTGTCTATTACCTTAGTATGTAAATACCAGTGTTAAAATTACTGCTTGTCATCTTGCTCTCTAAGTACTGAAGTTATAACCCCCTACCACTGTTCTGACCCACATCATTTCACTGCTGTAGAGACATTTCTTCTAGCTTTAGAAACCAGAAAAAGGTCAGTCACTACTCTAGCCACTCATTACTTACTAGACCAGTGCATGCTATGAGTGGGCTGAGAGAGTCTTCTCCAGCTCTGCCCTCTGCAAGCATTCTTCATCCACCAGTGGCCAATAAGTTAACTCCCTTACAGGGGTGATTTAAGGATTCATTAGCATCCATAGTTCTGCAGCTCTTTTATTCTGTGAACATCTTCATAAGAGAACTTTTCATGGAACTCCCTTTCAACTCTCTGCTCCTTGGCTGTCAAAATGTTTAATTCTGTGGACCAATAGGGAAAATGCTGCAGATCACTGGTACTTCACCAACTGTAGCTTGAAGATAATTAGGTTTAGTTAACAGCTGCACAGTATTCTGCATATAAATACAAGACAATTCCTATGTATTAATACTAAAACAAGCTCCTGATAAATTATTAtttacaatctctctctctctctctctctatatatatatatatcactttAATTTTTGTAAAACTCTCTGAAGATATAAGCCTCAAAACATGTCTGACACACAAGTAGGTAAGTACACCTACTTTAGAGTTGTGGGGAACAGACTgccaaggccacacagtgagttagtggcagaaccaggatggAATCTGAGGGTATTTGACTTGCAGTTTTTTGCTTACACCCAGAGGGTGATGCTGCTAGCGATTAGAATAGTGCCTGTGTGTTTTAAATGCATACTTAAAATATCAATATGATAGAGTAATTAGCCACATATGCTTGGTTTCTTCATAAGCCATTGAAAAAGGCACAACTTCAAGGCAGTCTCCTGATGGAATGTATAACATTAAAACTTTGGAAACAAAATTTTCATTAGATGTGAAATTGAGACTATTTCACCCTTTTACTATATTCAAAGCCTAGACATGAAAAACAATTTGAAACAAATAAACCAATTTAAGTGCtcaatttttgtttttctgtcttttaacctcACTTTCTTCTCCAAAATCCTCAGTCTGGTAGAAAGGATTTTGCttccttgatttttttctttacagcTTTGCAAGTAAGGGTGAGTCCAGCATGGTGACGTTTCAGCATTTCCAGCCGCTGACTTAGCACTTCAGCAGCATCCACCTTGTTCTCGAAGTCCCGCAGCAGTGCCTCGCTTCCAAGAAGCCCACACTTCTGTCGCAATTTCAAGTTGTGTACCCGTAAACTATCCCTAGCCTGTTTGGTTTTGGTCAGAATCTCTCTTTTCTGTGCCACCAGTGCCTCAGTCTCCATCAGCTGGGCCCTCTGGTCTTGATTCTGAGCTTCTACAAACTGCAGTTTTTCTTTAAGCTGGGTCAGGACTTGCACTGTATTAGTGATCTTCTTCCGGAGCTTCAGAAGCTCTTCATTGCGCTCCTCAATTTTCTCATTGTAGGTCTGGTTCTCTATCTTCAGCTGCTCAAAGTCTATCAGGTGCAGTCCTTCTGCCAGCTCCTCTTGAGCTTTCAGGCTTGCTTCAAGCTTTTCAATCTTATGCTGCAGTTTGATGTTTTCCAGGCGGACCTAGAATGGTAGAAGAGAGAGACCAGGAAAGATTTATAATCCACCTCTCTATCAGGACTGGCCTTCTTTGTGCTTTGTCAAGTCTAAGTATAAATGGCAATCTATGAAGCATCTTCCACTGATTTTTAGCAGGTGCCAGAtacctagtaggattttcaaaaagtggctCCTTCATTTGTAGGTGCCTAACTGCTTTTACAAATCTGTCCTAAAGTTGAAGATATCTACATTAAAGGGAGAGGTTCTCTAATGTGATGCTAGCTGTGGCCCCACATCCCATAGGTTTCATGGACGCTGCTCTGGAAGCACAAGTACCATGTCAGGGGTGGCCTCACCCAGGGCCAGCcccaggttttttgccaccccaagcaaaaacaaaaaaaggggggggagggggggagtgccactgccaaagcaaaaaagcCCAAAAaatggagtgccgccccttgaaaagtgctgccCCCGAAAGGccagactgccgccccttgaaaagtgctgccCCCGAAAGGCCAGACGGccaccccttgaaaagtgccgcccgGAGCACATGCTTGGagaacttagggtgaccagacagcaagtgtgaaaaatcaggacggggatggggggtaataggagcctatataagaaaaagcccccaaactcAGGCCTGTCCCtagaaaatcaggacatctggtcaccctaggagcgctggtgcctagagcggGCCCTGGCCTCACCTCACTCATCTCGTTCTCTTTACGCTGCTCCTTGGCTTGGATGTGCTCCACCTCCTTGCCGGCAGCGTCCTTCCCCCCCAGCTGGCGCCCCAGGGTGAAGAGGGTCACTTCCTTCTTGCAGGCCTGGAAGGCGAGCCAGTCGGCGTTCACCCGCTCCAGCTTCTCCGTGCAGCGCTGCTCCAGCGCGTCTATCTGGAGCTGGTACCAGGCCCGCTGCTGGGCCAGCTGccccctcagctcctccagcatGGCGAGGTAGCGGGCGTAGCGCTGCTCCTTGTCGGAGACCAGCTCCTCCAGCTCCGCGCGGGGCGGCTCCTCGCCCTTCTTGCGGAACAGCTCGTGCAGCTTGAACTGCAGGTGCCCGTTGTAGCGGCGCGTGCGCTCGCGCTCGGCCAGCAGGAGCCGGTACTGCTCGGTCAGCTCCGCGCGCTCCCGCtgctccgccgccgccgcctcctccgcgtcctcctgctcctcctgcagggggctgcccggctccagcaggggcaggctgggccgCGCCTCCGCCCAGCTCGCCCGGGGGCTTAGCACTTCCCCCACCTGCAGCGGGGGCGGCTCCTCGGCCTCGCCCTCCGTGAAGCTGGCGCTGGTGGGCGCCTCTGGGGCGGCTCCCGCCTCTGCCTCGGGGGTTCCCTCAGCGGCCGGGGAAGGAGGCTCCGTGCCCGCGCTGTGTTCCGGCTCTGCCGCCCCCTCCTCCGCGGCAGCCTCTTCCCCCGCCGGCTCCTCAGGGGGACCATCGCCCCCGGCCTCCTCCGGCCTCTCCTCCGCGGCCGCCTGCTCCTCCGCGACGGGCCCCGGGCCCGCTGCCTCCACGGGGGACTCCCCGGGCTGACCCGGGGCCtcggccccctccccctccatcccctcagcTGGCCCCTCTACCGGCCGGTCTCAGCTCCTCTCGCTTCGTTGTTTACCCGTCTTCTCCGTTGCCAAGGCAACAAGGCTGGACTCGTTCAGCCAATGAGAGGAGCAGCCTCCTCCCGGCGGAGACACTGCGCCGACACCCCAAACTGTGGGTCGACCACTCAGTGAAGGGGCTGCCTAGGGTCACTTACCTGATTGGTTGTAGTGGAGGCGGGCGGAACCAGATCCTCAAAGTCTATTGGTCTTTGGGTGTTCGCCACGCCTCGTTGCCCTCATTCTATTGGTTCAATTACGAGGGGCGTGTCAGACAGTTTGGCTCTATTGGGCTCCCTCTACGGGTCCCCGCCCCTTGGGCGCGCTGCCATTGGCCGTCCCTGGGTGTGGGCGGTGCGGCGCGTGCGCAGTGCGGCGCGGCGGGCGGGGTAAGATGGCGGAACTGGGGAAGAAGTACTGCGTGTACTGCCTGGCTGAGGTGAGCTCGCTCCGTTTCCGTTGCACCGAGTGCGCCGACATCGAGCTCTGCCCAGACTGCTTTTCGGCAGGCGCCGAGATCGGGCCGCACCGCCGATGGCACGGCTACCAGCTGGTGGACGGCGGCCGCTTCACCCTCTGGGGGGCCGAGGCCGAGGGCGGCTGGAGCAGCcgggaggagcagctgctgctggacgCGATCGAGCAGTTCGGCTTCGGCAACTGGGTAAGCGAGCGGCCGCCGGGCAGCGCAAGGGGCGCGGAGCTCAGAGCCGCCCTCCCCGCCCGGCTGTCAAGCCGTGGGCTTGTCAGGGAGCCGCTCTCTGAGTCGGTGCGTCGGGACCTGATTCCGCTCCTCAGTGGGGCTCCTCTGGCTGTGATGTGCCGAGTCTATCGCCCCCCCGCTCCGCAAAGCGGGCCCACGGCTCCCCAGGGGGCTGATCCGGCCGTACCCCCTCACCCCACATTCCCCGCTGCCCTTCTGCCCATCCACCCCCTGTACAGCGTGCCAGCTGTACGGCGCCTAGGTGCTGACAGCCAGCCAGCTGCTCCTTTCCGCTCAGCCGCGCTCCGTGGTCTGGGTAAAAGTCACAAGTCTTGGAAATATAAACTCTGTCCTCTTGTTGCTCGTTATACCTGCGATCACTGGAACCTGAACACTTTCCACACCATCAGACTTGCTAGTACtgtttatgctgctgctgctggacaaacttcacttctctgtgtgGGGTATGTAGTCAGTCACTTTCTGGGTCTCATGAATAGGTGTTGAATTGAGTCTCTGGCTAATGATGGCCCATACAACAACTTTCTGGTCATGACCAGGCTAACAGTCTTGGTCCAACTTAAGGCTTCCACTTAAGGGAGTGTCAGAGGGAATGTTGAATTTGTGGTTATTACATCTGTGAAGAAAACCTGAACAAAATGATGCTGAGCTGTCTTACTGACTCTGCAGGAGCCAAAATGGTAACATGGAGGTGGCAACTTCTTTCTTCCTTCTCAAGAAGATAACATTGAAATGTTCTGACACTTTTGAAGTTAGCATTAACTGTTGATCATGTTAGCACAAACATCTGTTAGTTTTAGGATAGTATGTAGGGTATGAATaacatcatttttttaaatattcttgtGCCCTGTGGCATTTGTATATAGTACTAGAGATACAAACACTGCAGATGACTGTCTAAAGTCAAAGGCTCTATTAAATAGCTAAAGTAAGAAtacttttttaataaaaagctttTGTGAAACCTTGgggctttatttttgtttttaatctaaaaCCGACCCATCAGCAACATGGCTTTCAGAAAGGGTCAATCAAGTTTTATGTCTGACAGcctgccttttttttccccctgtaccTGTTTCATAGTCcatagatttgtgtgtgtgtgtaaatagtaACCAAAGAATCCCACAGATTGCGCAATAACTTAGTATGTGCAGGGGGGGATTCTAGTAAAGGAAGAGCTTCCCCAAAGACTTACAACAGAATCAGTCATCTAAAAAAGAACAGTACAGATTTCCCTTTTTACACAACCTCCCATCCCAgtttcattgcagatttgactCTGTTTACGCCTTTGTTCCCTATTCTCATCACACCTGTTTtcattgtgtttgtttttcactCCATTATGTCACAACTGTCAGGTCTCTCACACTCATCCTTTTTAATCTACACTAACaaaattttctttgttttggtaCAATATAGGTAGCGGACTCAATCACCATTTATGTTGATAATTGCTTGAAACAGGGCTTTTCTTCAGAAAGACAGCAAGATGCCTCAACTCATCCAAGTTCGTACTGTTTAGTGCCCTACTCCACATCCCATTTTTTTCATAAATACGAGGGCAAgtcttttggtttgtttttctttttttgaaattCTTACTGCTTAATAAAACCTAATCTCATTAAATACACTTCTTATTTTGATGGCTGTGGCTTTTTGTTACCTAACAGACTAGTCTTGCAGAGACCTGCAAACACTAATCTTTCTCACCTGTGTACtgtgtattatttaaaaaaaaaagggggaaatatcCAAATATTGAACTTCCACTTCCAAATGAGCAAAATTAGATATGAAGGCATCAGTTTTGACTACGTGGCTAAGGCTGCATTAAGAATTACATTTAAAGAACCAAATATCTCCATTTCATGGTTTAATTATTCAATAATCATTAAAACATTGGCACAATAAATATTCATAGAACTGAATTTTGCATCTAAAATTACTACCAGCTTCTGCAGGACaagacactttttttaaaattttgtttagaGTTTTCCCTCTTCTTAAATTGTGGGTCCTTATCTTTCTTCATGGTTCTCTAGTTATACAACCACATACACACATGACTAGGGTACTAGACTTAGGCCTCTCATTTGGTTAAATGTACacagtttcagtgttgtaatctttttttttccccccttctgtaaaatgttggaGTGAAGAGGGTATGAAACTCCGTTGGGAGGGAGGACCTGAGTCATGGAAACAACTTTTATGAGTTTGCCACTTAGTGTAGGAAAAATATGTGCCAAGCAAGCTGTTGAATAAATAGGATTGTTTGATCCTCTCTTGTATTCTGCAAAGAAATGTGTTAACGTTTGTTCCCCAGAGAATTTTGACATGTGATTCAACCAGTAGAACTACTCTACTTTTTGCTAGATTTCAGGGACGCTACAATACTGTCAAGGTGCACTTGATATTGAGACATGAAAAGCCTATATTTGGCagtggccctgaggatgtcacttCCAGATGGTGCTCATGTAGATCCTGGTGGTGTCTTGGGATTCACTGAGAAACTGATGTAGCTTGCTGTGTTAATACTCATGGTGCCGGCTTCTACTATTAGTAGCATCTGTCTTAGAGCTTAGTCACTGCGGTACTGTTGGCATCTGTGTAGCTTCTAGAAATCTAGCTAGATTGAGGAAACATCTTGGTGGAATAAAGAGATATTATAGGTGGGGTGGACTTTATACTGGACCAGAAGACAACGGTGTGAACACACAGTAGAATGGTTAACCTAAATATTGCTAGAAAAACAAAGAGATTTCAGGTTGATGTGTGGGGAAAACATGAGGTACACCCACTTATTAGGGATAATTTTTAGAACTGAGCTAATAAGGCAAGCCATCACTAATTTCCTTAACTTTCTCCTTCTAGGAGGATATGGCTGCTCATGTTGGAGCATCCCGAACTCCCCAGGAAGTGATGGAACACTATGTAAGCATGTATATCCATGGCAACCTTGGAAAAGCCTGCATCCCTGACACTATACCTAACAGAGTGACAGATCACACTTGTCCCAGTGGTGGCCCACTTTCTCCTAGCCTgaccacacccctccctcctttggACATATCGGTGGTGGAACAGCAGCAGTTGGGATATATGCCACTTCGAGATGACTATGAGATTGAGTATGACCAAGATGCTGAGACTCTGATCAGTGGCCTTTCAGTGaactatgatgatgatgatgtggaAATAGAATTAAAAAGAGCTCA
This genomic interval carries:
- the CCDC96 gene encoding coiled-coil domain-containing protein 96; the encoded protein is MEGEGAEAPGQPGESPVEAAGPGPVAEEQAAAEERPEEAGGDGPPEEPAGEEAAAEEGAAEPEHSAGTEPPSPAAEGTPEAEAGAAPEAPTSASFTEGEAEEPPPLQVGEVLSPRASWAEARPSLPLLEPGSPLQEEQEDAEEAAAAEQRERAELTEQYRLLLAERERTRRYNGHLQFKLHELFRKKGEEPPRAELEELVSDKEQRYARYLAMLEELRGQLAQQRAWYQLQIDALEQRCTEKLERVNADWLAFQACKKEVTLFTLGRQLGGKDAAGKEVEHIQAKEQRKENEMSEVRLENIKLQHKIEKLEASLKAQEELAEGLHLIDFEQLKIENQTYNEKIEERNEELLKLRKKITNTVQVLTQLKEKLQFVEAQNQDQRAQLMETEALVAQKREILTKTKQARDSLRVHNLKLRQKCGLLGSEALLRDFENKVDAAEVLSQRLEMLKRHHAGLTLTCKAVKKKIKEAKSFLPD